The stretch of DNA TGAGTATGCTCTATAGTCATTTGCATGTTGTTGATTTATCAATGAAATCTTTATATCGTTATCATTAAATTGATACCTATTTGTTTGCGTACATCCAGTTAAAAAAGTAATTAAAAAAATTGACAAGATGAGAACGATTTGTCTCATGGCATATTCTCCTATTATTTAAAGGTTTTTGTGGCATTGCGTATACGTTCTGATATTCACGAAACGCCCCAGCCTTTGATAGCTCTTATCTTAGGCTGGGGCGTTTGTTGTCCGAGCTACTTCCATGATTATACATCTGACAACCAAGGAGCGTAAGCCCCGAAGCGTGAATACGGTGTTAGCTGATGTCAGTGACATCGATGATTTTAGAAAGAAACCTCCTCAGTATTACAAAACATAAATATGAAACCTCTAGTTATCATAATTATGGTACAGAATATACCGATAAACAAACTTACAGGGTTTAAGTCAATTGAATAATCTAACAGATAACTGTAAGATATTACTATTGTGTGCCAAACAGGAATAATTAGTGCCCACTCATCAACTTTATGTTTCATAACATATCTATCAATATTTAGATTCCCCTGGGCTCTTGTTTGATTTCTCCAGATATAGTATTGTATAAATCCAAGCAATACAGAATATAGAAAAAGCAAAATAATCATTATCTCAAACAACTTAAACAGTCCTTGCAAAGGCACAATTTCTTGAACTTTACTACCTAGTTTACTTACTCTCACAACGAATAAGTTAAATTCATCTTTGTACATAAGCTTAAAAAGAAAGAAAACAGGAAAGAATAACATGAGAAAAATATGAAATTTGTTGAGAGGTAAATCTTTTAGAAACTCCTTTAAATCTTTTACTGCCCCCATAAAAGTTCCCCCTTTATTAAAATTTTGAAGTCCATACCAAACATACGTTCTTATCAAAAGAAAGTTTCACTAAACTCACTGATTTCGTCTAACGTTCTTGCATTCACGAACCCTCACCGACTTAATGCCGACAGGCCGGGCGTGATTGCGCTTAGTCGGTGCAGGGTTGTCCGCTTATTCTACTTCTCCGAAATGCCTCTTGCGGACCGAGGGCGGCGCCAGCTGGCCGATGCTTGAATACGTTGTTAAGCGAAGTTTTCACTTCTCCGAATATACCAGAGTACCTATATAGCTTAAAGCCAAATAATAATTGGTGATTAACTATCAGAAGACAGATAATCAAACAGATCCTTATACTCTATATCATAGGATTTATTAAGCAGATCTTCATCCATCCATTCATCATCACAACCGTATAATAAATACAAAGCATTCACCCTTCGACCTATCGGTTCAGATACATCAACAGCAGTTTTCTTTAATATTAAAATTGCACTGTCAAGACAGCAGGAAATCACATCTAATAATCTTTCACCTAAACCCATTGGCCCAGAGAAGCTTTCATTATCAACTATACACAATAGTTCATATATTTCGGTTTCAGATATATCTGAACAGATGTCTCCCGCAAAACTCATTAACTCTTTCTCTTCTAGATTATTTGGATTCCATGACCACCTACTTCTTCCAACACAATACCCTAAATACCATAACGCCTGTTTCTTTACGTCGTTATCTTCATGAGCAACTAATTCTCTGGCAACCTTGATTACTATTTTTCTATCTCTAGATTCGGGATGGTTTGTTAGAATCTCGAAATGTTTCAAAATAATACTTTTATCGGCATCAAAACACTTATCAAGACACTTCAATAAAATTCTAGAATCAGATTTCAAGTTTATATAATCTTTTAAATCATTTATTGATACTCCATCTCTATGCCTAACTTCAATTTTACTTAAGGGAGATTTGTCATGGTATCGTAAATAATTAAGATGCTCGTTTATACCAATCCATGCACTACATTTATTTACGGGAGAATAGAATATCATGACAACAGGCAACATATAATTCTCCCAATAGTTTAAGTGATCTTCATCTGGATAAAAAACAAACTTCTCCTCTTTATTGTTATAATATGACTCCCCCGATTTTATTTGCACCGCCAATAACTTACCCGAAACAATATCATCTTCGACAAATTCAATAAATCCATCAATACCTGTATCATTATCGCCTGGCACTTCTCTGAAGATTGATCCTTGATCGATAACTAATTGCTCTAAAAAAGCGACTCCTTGCTTTTCAACTTTTTTGTTTTTCTTCCATTTCGGCATATTAACCCTCTTTTATTGATGATTATTGTATATTCACTTCA from Paenibacillus sophorae encodes:
- a CDS encoding DUF4365 domain-containing protein, which encodes MPKWKKNKKVEKQGVAFLEQLVIDQGSIFREVPGDNDTGIDGFIEFVEDDIVSGKLLAVQIKSGESYYNNKEEKFVFYPDEDHLNYWENYMLPVVMIFYSPVNKCSAWIGINEHLNYLRYHDKSPLSKIEVRHRDGVSINDLKDYINLKSDSRILLKCLDKCFDADKSIILKHFEILTNHPESRDRKIVIKVARELVAHEDNDVKKQALWYLGYCVGRSRWSWNPNNLEEKELMSFAGDICSDISETEIYELLCIVDNESFSGPMGLGERLLDVISCCLDSAILILKKTAVDVSEPIGRRVNALYLLYGCDDEWMDEDLLNKSYDIEYKDLFDYLSSDS